Proteins from one Gimesia maris genomic window:
- a CDS encoding EutN/CcmL family microcompartment protein, translating into MKIAEVIGKVTLSRKHPSLDGARWLVAIPLKSDELNSKKKKKTEPFVIYDELGASPGCQIAVSEGAEAAAPFHPDVKPIDAYVSAILDQVEVY; encoded by the coding sequence ATGAAAATCGCAGAAGTCATCGGAAAAGTGACCTTGTCTCGCAAGCATCCCAGTCTGGATGGTGCCCGCTGGCTGGTCGCGATTCCTTTGAAGAGTGATGAGCTGAATTCAAAAAAGAAGAAAAAAACGGAACCCTTTGTCATTTACGATGAGCTGGGTGCTTCACCGGGCTGCCAGATTGCAGTCAGCGAAGGAGCAGAAGCAGCCGCTCCCTTTCATCCTGATGTGAAACCGATTGACGCGTATGTGTCAGCGATACTCGATCAGGTTGAAGTTTACTGA
- a CDS encoding DeoR/GlpR family DNA-binding transcription regulator: MLLDERRESILKIVENKGFVSLVDLMDSVGASESTIRRDLEYLDGIGQIRRTRGGAAYSGESLATFEDRSFMSSRQKRQVAQAVANMISPGEAVLMDGGTTTLEVARQLAGKQLQVVTNSLPIANLLVNQPQIDLMLIGGFLFPKTGVALGKTAVESLKSVHVRRLIISVGGITEDGLYNSNMLLVETEQQMFEAAEEVIVVTDSTKFGHSALAYLCPLDRVDHIVVDDGITEEWKDVIHKAGIELTVVET; this comes from the coding sequence ATGTTGCTTGACGAAAGACGGGAAAGCATATTAAAGATAGTAGAAAACAAGGGTTTTGTGTCCCTTGTGGATTTGATGGATTCTGTGGGCGCTTCTGAATCTACCATTCGAAGGGATTTGGAGTATCTTGACGGAATCGGTCAGATCAGGCGGACCCGAGGTGGGGCTGCTTATAGTGGAGAATCCTTAGCCACTTTTGAAGACAGGTCTTTTATGTCATCCAGGCAAAAAAGGCAGGTTGCTCAAGCAGTGGCCAACATGATCTCTCCGGGAGAGGCCGTGCTGATGGATGGAGGCACAACTACTCTGGAAGTCGCCCGACAACTGGCGGGCAAACAGTTACAGGTCGTCACTAATTCACTCCCGATCGCCAATCTGCTGGTCAATCAGCCACAGATTGACCTGATGCTGATCGGAGGATTCCTGTTTCCTAAAACAGGGGTCGCATTAGGGAAGACCGCAGTGGAATCACTGAAAAGTGTCCATGTCCGACGACTGATTATCAGCGTCGGGGGAATCACAGAAGACGGACTCTATAACAGCAACATGCTGTTAGTCGAAACAGAACAGCAAATGTTTGAAGCAGCAGAAGAAGTGATTGTGGTGACAGACAGTACCAAATTCGGACACTCGGCTCTCGCTTATCTGTGTCCACTGGACAGGGTCGACCACATCGTCGTGGATGACGGCATTACCGAAGAGTGGAAAGACGTCATTCACAAAGCAGGCATCGAACTTACAGTCGTCGAAACATAA
- the pduL gene encoding phosphate propanoyltransferase, giving the protein MTQLTNSISRSQVEQLVRQALSQQTGGTASTPQTAPNPLVVNISARHIHLSQEHLEVLFGKGAQLEVQKDLYQDGYFAATQTVAVVGPRRRMIPNVRVLGPCRGDTQVELAFTDTISLGLDVPIRISGDLKGTPGCVLMGPKGVVELEFGVIRAARHVHMSPADCAYYGCSNGDNLHLRIESAGCTTVLEDVVVRENPEVKLEVHIDTDEGNAVDLDHATSVKLYVPEGCKCKHS; this is encoded by the coding sequence ATGACACAACTTACCAATTCCATCTCACGCTCGCAGGTAGAACAACTGGTTCGTCAGGCTTTGTCTCAGCAAACAGGAGGGACGGCATCCACACCACAGACTGCTCCCAACCCGCTGGTCGTCAATATCTCAGCCCGACACATCCATCTTTCACAGGAGCACCTGGAAGTCCTGTTCGGGAAAGGTGCCCAGCTCGAAGTTCAGAAAGACCTGTACCAGGATGGTTACTTCGCAGCGACTCAGACGGTTGCCGTTGTTGGCCCCCGCCGCCGGATGATTCCTAACGTGCGTGTCCTGGGTCCCTGCCGTGGTGACACTCAAGTCGAACTTGCTTTTACCGACACCATCTCGCTGGGACTCGATGTTCCCATTCGCATCAGTGGCGACCTCAAAGGCACCCCCGGCTGCGTTCTGATGGGCCCGAAAGGCGTTGTTGAACTGGAATTCGGCGTGATTCGTGCCGCCCGTCACGTGCACATGTCACCCGCCGACTGTGCTTATTACGGCTGCTCTAACGGCGATAACCTGCATCTGCGAATTGAATCTGCAGGCTGCACGACGGTCCTGGAAGACGTTGTCGTCCGCGAAAACCCTGAAGTCAAACTCGAAGTCCACATCGACACCGATGAAGGGAACGCCGTCGACCTCGACCATGCCACTTCAGTGAAACTCTATGTACCTGAAGGCTGCAAATGCAAACACAGCTGA
- a CDS encoding BMC domain-containing protein: MSSEAIGLIETKGLVAQIEASDAMLKAANVTLVDQIQIGGAYITTVIQGDIGSVRAAVDAGAAAASQIGELVGAHVIARPSESLMSHFM; encoded by the coding sequence ATGAGTTCTGAAGCCATTGGTTTAATTGAAACAAAAGGTCTGGTTGCTCAAATCGAAGCTTCCGACGCCATGCTGAAAGCTGCCAACGTGACTCTGGTTGACCAGATTCAGATTGGTGGTGCCTACATCACAACCGTGATCCAGGGAGATATCGGTTCGGTTCGCGCAGCAGTTGACGCTGGTGCCGCCGCCGCTTCTCAAATCGGAGAACTGGTTGGCGCTCATGTGATCGCACGCCCCTCCGAAAGCCTGATGTCACACTTTATGTAA
- a CDS encoding multicopper oxidase family protein: MGSPNDRRDFLKHGAAATAGLFAASATMAKAAESADTGNSRAEGEAFPRMHPGLGGPIGSPTDRGKLVPGLREAGQAPVNVIAPDLKTTWGKIVNGAREFHLHAMPVRREVLPGIWMDAYGFNGQFPGPVLEMYQGERIRIVFRNDLPEPTTLHSHGLELPISFDGIPAVTQDLVKPGHTFVYEYDVHQEGSYFLHPHVAMQEAIGMVVPFIIHPKVAYEPTVDRDFVLMTQQFAMLPNAHIPNTMSMDWNFLTINGRCGPYTTPLVCKLGERIRIRFLNFSTLHQHPMHLHGHTFWVTGTEGGRIPESAWIPGNTVIVGVAQSRDVELIANNPGDWVLHCHMFHHMMNHMVSQVGPIIRQKKDDPGFKVPGYPQMMKGMSDMKVLPEGEELPFDDYSMPMTTEDMRKINGRREVQGMREGWFKGVKGLFTVMRVLPPHLYDKVMKTDEPIPPNSSTPLNPPPGSQKL, encoded by the coding sequence ATGGGTTCACCCAACGATCGTCGGGATTTTCTGAAGCATGGAGCAGCAGCGACAGCCGGTTTGTTTGCTGCGAGTGCTACTATGGCCAAAGCAGCAGAATCTGCGGATACCGGTAACAGTCGGGCAGAAGGCGAAGCATTTCCGCGCATGCATCCGGGGCTGGGAGGACCGATTGGCAGCCCCACGGACCGGGGAAAGCTGGTGCCCGGATTGAGGGAAGCGGGACAGGCACCCGTGAATGTGATCGCACCGGATCTGAAAACGACCTGGGGTAAAATCGTGAACGGAGCGCGCGAATTCCATCTGCACGCGATGCCGGTCCGACGGGAAGTGCTGCCGGGAATCTGGATGGACGCTTATGGGTTTAACGGCCAGTTTCCCGGGCCGGTCCTGGAAATGTATCAGGGGGAGCGAATCCGGATCGTGTTTCGTAACGATCTGCCCGAGCCGACCACCCTGCATTCACACGGTCTGGAACTTCCGATCAGTTTTGACGGGATACCGGCTGTGACTCAGGATCTGGTCAAGCCGGGCCATACGTTTGTGTATGAATATGATGTGCATCAGGAAGGCAGCTATTTTCTGCATCCGCATGTGGCAATGCAGGAAGCGATCGGCATGGTAGTGCCCTTTATTATTCATCCCAAAGTCGCCTATGAGCCGACCGTCGACCGTGATTTCGTATTGATGACTCAGCAGTTTGCCATGCTGCCCAATGCTCATATTCCCAATACGATGTCGATGGACTGGAATTTTCTCACGATCAATGGTCGTTGTGGTCCCTATACCACTCCCCTGGTCTGTAAACTGGGTGAGCGGATTCGGATTCGCTTTCTGAACTTCAGTACGCTGCATCAGCATCCGATGCATTTGCACGGGCATACTTTCTGGGTGACGGGAACGGAGGGGGGACGAATTCCAGAGTCGGCCTGGATTCCAGGAAATACGGTGATTGTAGGTGTGGCGCAGTCGCGGGATGTGGAACTGATAGCGAACAATCCCGGTGACTGGGTACTGCATTGTCATATGTTTCATCACATGATGAATCATATGGTTTCACAGGTCGGGCCGATCATTCGTCAGAAAAAAGATGACCCTGGATTTAAGGTTCCCGGTTATCCGCAGATGATGAAAGGCATGTCGGATATGAAAGTGCTTCCAGAGGGTGAGGAACTGCCTTTTGATGATTATTCGATGCCGATGACCACAGAAGACATGCGGAAGATCAATGGACGTCGTGAAGTTCAGGGAATGCGGGAAGGCTGGTTCAAAGGAGTGAAAGGGCTGTTTACGGTGATGCGTGTGCTGCCTCCCCATCTGTACGATAAGGTCATGAAGACGGACGAACCGATTCCGCCTAACTCCAGCACGCCACTCAATCCACCGCCAGGCAGTCAGAAGCTTTGA
- a CDS encoding TolC family protein: protein MKIGFPVTVGLLTALISGCASSPDRQITELGESKPVSIALCDPSPVKVKRDDSSQLPASTDPETKLVAHEQAEELPFAEYDIPLVPVSGALEAHPQTFYSLSDLESLAQANNPTLIQSAAQVEASRGAAYQAGLYPNPVVGYASDQIGIDGTAGELQGAFVSQEFVTGGKLKLSRAKWTQQICIAETNLSAQYTRVLNDVRIHFYRTLAAQQMLSVHHQLLANARDNLQTHKEMLNLGQTNQAGLLQAEVDLHRARLKQMAAENNLEQEWRDLVAMVGTPELQCTILKGSLEPATEVYDWSSAMHQLLENSPEIVAAWERVQHDEITVERERVQPIPNILVNVDFGHNFETNNNVAGVTAGLPLPVFDRNQGTVDQALADLNQSRANVKRLELSLMSKLSDKYRDYRTARQHVETYRSEMLPKAKEAYDLLHESYKRRRAPWPEVLMAQKIYYDLQAEYIMSQLQYHESEIAIRGMLLTGGLEVPSAPMSGGHIDAVPKPR, encoded by the coding sequence ATGAAAATCGGATTTCCTGTCACAGTCGGGTTACTCACCGCTTTGATCAGCGGGTGTGCTTCCAGTCCCGATCGACAGATCACCGAACTGGGTGAGTCGAAGCCAGTATCGATTGCACTTTGCGATCCCTCTCCGGTCAAAGTTAAAAGAGATGATTCTTCTCAACTCCCTGCCTCAACTGACCCTGAAACAAAGTTGGTTGCACACGAGCAGGCGGAAGAACTTCCATTCGCGGAATACGATATCCCTCTGGTCCCTGTTTCGGGTGCCTTAGAAGCTCACCCGCAAACTTTTTATAGTTTGAGTGATCTGGAATCACTGGCTCAGGCGAATAATCCCACATTGATTCAATCAGCAGCTCAAGTTGAAGCCTCTCGAGGTGCTGCTTATCAGGCGGGGCTCTACCCGAATCCGGTGGTTGGTTATGCCAGCGATCAGATTGGCATTGATGGAACGGCAGGAGAGTTACAGGGGGCCTTCGTCTCGCAGGAATTCGTGACAGGAGGCAAACTGAAACTGAGTCGGGCCAAGTGGACGCAGCAGATCTGTATTGCCGAAACGAATCTTTCGGCTCAGTATACTCGGGTGCTCAATGATGTCCGCATTCATTTCTATCGTACTCTGGCTGCACAGCAGATGCTGTCGGTTCACCATCAGTTGCTGGCAAATGCTCGGGATAATCTGCAGACTCATAAAGAGATGCTCAACCTGGGGCAGACTAATCAGGCGGGGTTGTTACAGGCAGAGGTCGACTTGCATCGCGCCCGGCTGAAGCAGATGGCGGCGGAGAATAATCTGGAACAGGAGTGGCGCGACCTGGTCGCGATGGTGGGAACTCCAGAGCTGCAGTGTACCATACTCAAGGGGTCGCTGGAACCAGCGACTGAAGTGTATGACTGGAGTTCAGCCATGCATCAACTTCTGGAAAACAGTCCGGAGATCGTAGCTGCCTGGGAACGGGTGCAGCACGATGAGATTACCGTGGAACGTGAACGTGTCCAGCCGATTCCGAACATTCTGGTGAATGTGGACTTCGGTCACAATTTTGAGACCAATAACAATGTTGCAGGAGTCACCGCCGGTCTGCCTCTGCCTGTATTTGACCGCAATCAGGGGACCGTTGATCAGGCGCTGGCTGATTTGAATCAGTCGCGTGCCAATGTAAAGCGTCTCGAGTTATCATTAATGAGTAAGCTGTCAGATAAGTACCGAGATTATCGAACGGCGCGGCAGCATGTGGAAACCTACCGGAGTGAAATGCTGCCTAAAGCAAAAGAGGCATATGATCTGCTGCATGAAAGTTATAAGCGCAGGCGTGCCCCCTGGCCCGAAGTGCTGATGGCTCAAAAGATCTATTACGATCTGCAGGCAGAGTACATCATGAGCCAGTTACAGTATCATGAAAGTGAGATTGCGATTCGAGGTATGTTGCTGACGGGGGGGCTGGAAGTTCCGTCAGCTCCGATGTCCGGCGGGCACATCGATGCGGTACCGAAACCGCGTTAA
- a CDS encoding BMC domain-containing protein → MAKAMEALGMVETKGLISLIEAADAMLKAANVQMIGWEKVGSGLVTGFVVGDVAAVKAAVDAGAAAASKVGEVVSVQVIPRPHEELASVLPKTAAKKS, encoded by the coding sequence ATGGCGAAAGCAATGGAAGCCCTGGGAATGGTGGAAACAAAAGGGCTGATCAGCCTGATTGAAGCCGCCGATGCAATGTTGAAAGCGGCCAACGTACAGATGATTGGCTGGGAAAAAGTTGGTAGTGGCCTGGTCACAGGTTTTGTCGTCGGCGATGTTGCAGCTGTGAAAGCAGCCGTTGACGCCGGTGCAGCTGCTGCCAGCAAAGTTGGAGAAGTCGTGAGCGTTCAGGTCATCCCGCGTCCTCACGAAGAACTCGCCAGCGTACTGCCCAAGACTGCTGCCAAGAAATCATAA
- the purN gene encoding phosphoribosylglycinamide formyltransferase, whose protein sequence is MNVDHTTESSPKRPLKLAVLISGGGTTLTNFLAKRDAGELDIEVPLVIASRPDCGGVSKAKAAGLRCEVVRRRDFQDISEFSTTIFGLCREVGADLVTLAGYLSLIHIPEDFQYRVMNIHPALIPAFCGHGFYGHKVHEAVVARGVKVSGCTVHFADNEYDHGPIIGQKTVPVSGTDTPDQVAANVFQAECELYPEMIRLFAAGKITVVERRTVIQD, encoded by the coding sequence ATGAACGTGGATCACACGACCGAATCTTCACCGAAACGCCCCCTGAAACTGGCCGTGCTCATCTCGGGAGGCGGCACGACACTCACCAATTTCCTGGCGAAACGAGACGCTGGTGAACTCGATATTGAAGTTCCACTGGTCATTGCCAGCCGACCTGACTGTGGAGGAGTCTCTAAGGCAAAAGCCGCCGGCCTGCGCTGCGAGGTCGTTCGCCGCCGGGACTTTCAGGATATCAGCGAATTCAGTACAACCATTTTCGGCCTCTGTCGCGAAGTTGGTGCCGATCTGGTGACCCTGGCTGGTTATCTTTCCCTGATTCATATTCCGGAAGACTTTCAATACCGCGTGATGAATATCCACCCGGCTCTCATCCCCGCTTTCTGCGGACATGGCTTTTACGGTCACAAGGTACACGAAGCCGTCGTGGCGCGGGGCGTCAAGGTCAGTGGCTGTACCGTCCACTTCGCCGACAACGAGTATGACCACGGCCCGATTATCGGCCAGAAAACCGTTCCCGTATCAGGAACCGACACTCCCGACCAGGTCGCCGCCAATGTCTTCCAGGCAGAATGCGAACTCTATCCGGAAATGATTCGCCTGTTCGCTGCCGGTAAAATTACAGTCGTCGAACGGCGGACCGTTATTCAGGATTGA
- the trxA gene encoding thioredoxin produces the protein MAENVLEFTDANFQSEVLEASEPVLVDFWAPWCGPCKMMMPTIEEIASDYSGRVRVGKLNTDENPGIASASSINAIPTVMLYKNGEVVEKFVGVTPKERFAASLDSQL, from the coding sequence ATGGCTGAAAATGTTTTGGAATTTACTGATGCGAACTTCCAGTCTGAAGTATTGGAAGCATCTGAACCTGTCCTGGTCGATTTCTGGGCTCCCTGGTGTGGTCCCTGCAAAATGATGATGCCCACCATTGAGGAAATCGCCAGTGATTATTCAGGCCGCGTTCGCGTCGGAAAATTGAATACAGACGAGAATCCTGGTATTGCATCGGCCAGTAGTATCAATGCAATCCCGACAGTAATGCTTTACAAGAATGGTGAAGTGGTCGAAAAGTTTGTAGGTGTGACACCAAAAGAACGTTTTGCTGCTTCGCTGGACAGCCAGCTATAA
- a CDS encoding aldehyde dehydrogenase EutE, with product MQATEEAIRSVVQEVLSQLNNKGGYGSASATTQTDGDWGVFRSVDQAVAAATAGQKQLLNATLADRAKALEIVRQICTSQADELGRMEMEETKIGRLDHKIEKLHLIKSIPGMEFLKTEAVSGDYGVSLTEYAPFGVIGAITPVTHSLPTLACNFINMVAAGNTLVVNPHPGGAKIACEGVRRFNRAIYQATGLQNLVTIVETPTLETADEIFNHRGIPLLVVTGGPGVARAALAAKKRAIVAGPGNPPVVVDETADIENAAKSIIIGAAYDNNLLCIGEKEVFAVESIFDQLMSAMGRHGGFQLNAQQVEQLTSLAFAPPKEPGGHAILNRDLIGKDAAVLAGMIGVSVPAGTELLYGETDTNNPFVPEEQMMPFVPFVRCRNADHGIELAKEFEHGFRHTSMIHSRNIETITKMGRIMDTTLFVQNGPCGAALGNGGEGYASFSIATPTGEGVTNPMTFTRFRRSTTVGHLRVI from the coding sequence ATGCAGGCGACTGAAGAAGCCATTCGTAGTGTCGTACAGGAAGTGTTATCACAGCTCAATAACAAAGGCGGTTATGGTTCCGCTTCCGCCACCACTCAAACGGACGGAGACTGGGGTGTATTCCGCAGTGTCGATCAGGCCGTCGCTGCTGCCACTGCCGGACAGAAGCAGCTGCTGAACGCCACACTGGCTGACCGGGCCAAGGCTCTGGAAATCGTTAGACAGATCTGTACCAGCCAGGCTGATGAACTTGGTCGTATGGAAATGGAAGAGACCAAAATCGGTCGCCTCGATCACAAAATCGAAAAACTGCATCTGATCAAAAGCATTCCCGGCATGGAATTCCTCAAAACGGAAGCCGTCTCCGGTGACTACGGTGTCAGCCTTACCGAATACGCCCCGTTCGGCGTCATCGGTGCGATCACCCCGGTGACACACTCCCTGCCGACCCTGGCCTGTAACTTCATCAACATGGTCGCAGCCGGCAATACGCTGGTCGTCAACCCGCACCCCGGCGGAGCAAAAATCGCCTGCGAAGGGGTTCGCCGCTTCAACCGGGCTATCTATCAGGCAACTGGCCTGCAGAACCTGGTCACGATCGTCGAGACTCCTACCCTGGAAACTGCAGATGAAATCTTCAATCACCGCGGTATTCCACTGCTCGTTGTGACCGGCGGACCGGGTGTCGCCCGCGCCGCTCTGGCTGCTAAAAAACGGGCGATTGTTGCCGGCCCGGGGAACCCGCCTGTCGTCGTCGACGAAACCGCAGACATCGAAAACGCCGCAAAATCGATCATCATCGGGGCTGCCTACGATAACAACCTGCTCTGCATCGGCGAGAAAGAAGTCTTCGCCGTTGAAAGTATTTTTGACCAGTTGATGTCAGCCATGGGGCGTCATGGTGGATTCCAGCTGAACGCACAGCAGGTCGAACAACTCACCTCGCTGGCCTTCGCTCCTCCCAAAGAACCGGGCGGACACGCGATCCTCAACCGCGACTTGATCGGCAAAGATGCCGCCGTGCTCGCTGGGATGATCGGCGTCAGCGTGCCGGCAGGAACTGAATTACTTTACGGCGAAACCGATACAAACAACCCGTTCGTGCCTGAAGAGCAGATGATGCCATTCGTGCCTTTTGTTCGCTGTCGCAATGCAGATCATGGGATTGAACTGGCCAAAGAATTCGAACATGGATTCCGTCATACCAGCATGATCCATTCTCGCAACATCGAAACGATTACAAAAATGGGACGTATCATGGACACCACTCTGTTTGTACAGAATGGTCCCTGTGGTGCCGCCCTGGGGAACGGGGGAGAAGGTTATGCATCATTCAGCATCGCCACTCCGACAGGTGAAGGAGTCACCAACCCAATGACATTCACACGTTTCCGTCGTTCCACCACCGTGGGACACTTACGGGTTATTTAA
- a CDS encoding EutN/CcmL family microcompartment protein: MFIGRITGSVVSSQKVETMIGQKLLIVEPLRVNEKDQSDLTPTGRSFIVVDTVGAGQGEVVLCVQGSSARFTPETKSLPIDAAIIGIVDQVHIGPKEIFNSTD; encoded by the coding sequence ATGTTTATAGGACGCATAACCGGTAGTGTTGTTTCGTCTCAAAAAGTCGAAACAATGATCGGTCAGAAGCTGCTCATTGTCGAACCGTTGCGCGTCAACGAAAAAGACCAGAGTGATCTGACTCCCACCGGACGATCGTTTATCGTCGTCGATACTGTGGGAGCAGGGCAGGGGGAAGTCGTATTGTGTGTGCAGGGGTCATCGGCCCGTTTCACACCTGAGACGAAATCACTGCCCATCGATGCAGCCATTATCGGCATTGTCGATCAGGTTCACATTGGTCCTAAAGAAATATTTAACTCGACGGATTGA
- a CDS encoding acetate/propionate family kinase: MKVLVANLGSTSFKYRLFDMPAEVQLARGGIDRIGEEQSHCFVEIGAHREEHEQNVPDHAAAVNLCLSQLTNSDWGCLDSADEVAGIGFKAVFAGNMSGIRLVDETLLTKMEALADIAPAHNPPYARAMRQLRQAFPEIPLVAALETAFHETIPPENRAYAIPHEWQEEYEVQRWGFHGASHRYIGSRMAELTGKDDLKVISCHLGGSSSLCAIEGGVSKANSLGMSPQTGLPHNNRVGDFDPFALPVLIKATGKSLAELLEDLSSKGGLLGMSGLSGDCRDLEEAAASGHKRAQLALGVFHSAIRQYLGAYMTVLGGVDAIVFTGGIGENSVSLREKVCSNLEWAGIRLDSEKNKTASNEAQIQADDSKVQIWVVPTNEEIVVGRQTVEVIEGRS, translated from the coding sequence ATGAAAGTACTTGTTGCCAATTTAGGTTCCACCAGTTTCAAATATCGCCTGTTCGATATGCCCGCCGAAGTGCAGCTTGCCCGCGGGGGCATTGATCGAATTGGTGAGGAACAGAGTCATTGTTTCGTCGAAATTGGTGCGCATCGGGAAGAGCACGAACAGAATGTGCCCGACCATGCAGCTGCCGTCAACTTATGTCTGTCGCAATTGACCAACTCCGACTGGGGTTGTCTTGATTCAGCAGACGAAGTGGCCGGCATTGGTTTCAAAGCAGTCTTTGCCGGAAACATGAGTGGCATTCGTCTGGTCGATGAAACATTGCTGACCAAAATGGAGGCGCTGGCAGATATTGCACCTGCTCATAACCCTCCCTATGCCCGGGCAATGCGACAACTGCGTCAGGCGTTCCCTGAAATCCCGCTGGTTGCCGCATTGGAAACCGCCTTCCATGAAACCATTCCTCCTGAAAATCGTGCTTATGCCATTCCCCATGAATGGCAGGAAGAATACGAAGTCCAGCGTTGGGGGTTTCATGGCGCCAGTCACCGGTATATCGGCTCTCGTATGGCCGAGCTCACAGGTAAAGATGATCTGAAGGTGATTTCCTGCCACCTGGGAGGCAGCAGTTCTTTATGTGCCATCGAGGGTGGAGTCTCCAAAGCCAACAGTCTGGGAATGAGCCCTCAGACAGGATTGCCTCACAATAACCGTGTGGGTGATTTTGACCCGTTTGCTCTACCGGTTCTGATCAAGGCCACCGGGAAATCCCTGGCGGAACTTCTGGAAGACCTGTCGAGCAAAGGCGGCTTACTGGGCATGAGCGGATTGAGTGGTGACTGTCGCGATCTGGAAGAAGCGGCCGCCAGCGGACACAAACGGGCACAACTCGCTTTGGGCGTGTTCCACTCAGCCATCCGTCAATACCTGGGAGCTTACATGACGGTACTGGGAGGCGTGGATGCGATTGTTTTCACGGGTGGAATCGGTGAGAACAGTGTCAGCTTAAGAGAAAAAGTCTGCAGCAACCTGGAGTGGGCGGGAATTCGTCTGGATTCTGAAAAGAACAAAACAGCCTCTAACGAGGCACAGATCCAGGCGGACGACAGCAAAGTACAAATCTGGGTTGTGCCTACGAATGAAGAGATTGTAGTAGGCAGGCAGACCGTCGAAGTCATCGAAGGGCGTTCGTAA
- a CDS encoding EutN/CcmL family microcompartment protein, with protein MLTGQVIGRATATAKHPSLAGWRLLLVQTLDIKGNADGFPELVIDRLGCGKGDIVLLTSDGAAVRDMVGTNNTPIRWATMGVIDRE; from the coding sequence ATGTTGACAGGACAGGTCATAGGACGAGCAACCGCAACGGCAAAACACCCCAGTCTTGCCGGCTGGCGATTATTGCTGGTCCAGACTCTGGACATCAAAGGCAACGCAGATGGATTTCCTGAACTGGTCATCGACCGCCTGGGATGTGGCAAAGGGGATATCGTCCTGCTGACTTCCGACGGTGCAGCTGTCCGGGATATGGTAGGAACCAATAATACTCCCATTCGCTGGGCCACCATGGGCGTCATTGATCGCGAATAA
- a CDS encoding VOC family protein — protein MSDSALTDNLKVQSFDHITLVVKDLEASRQFYVDFLGMDHVPRPAFTFDGHWFQIGNQQIHLILEHDQSGRAGNANPEQNTRTHHFAFQVDDAKQAYEKAVEQGIPIVSPPKSRPDGATQTFVNDPDGHIIELCSLS, from the coding sequence ATGAGTGATTCTGCCCTTACTGATAATCTGAAGGTCCAGTCATTTGATCATATCACACTGGTTGTCAAGGATCTGGAAGCTTCCCGCCAGTTCTATGTCGATTTTCTAGGCATGGATCATGTTCCCCGGCCCGCGTTTACTTTCGACGGACACTGGTTTCAGATTGGAAATCAGCAGATCCACCTGATCCTTGAACACGATCAGTCGGGTCGGGCAGGTAATGCCAACCCCGAGCAGAATACGCGGACACACCATTTTGCTTTTCAGGTGGACGATGCTAAACAGGCATACGAGAAAGCCGTAGAACAGGGGATTCCCATCGTCTCCCCTCCCAAGTCCAGACCGGATGGGGCTACACAGACGTTCGTCAATGACCCCGATGGCCATATTATCGAACTCTGTTCGCTCTCCTGA